The following coding sequences are from one Arcobacter nitrofigilis DSM 7299 window:
- a CDS encoding KilA-N domain-containing protein: MDNITVLNKSISTKKINQDDYISITDIAKYKDEVDANDIIKNWFRNRNTIEFLGLWEKLNNADFKPVEFDLIKNDAGLNSFTMSAKKWCEKTGAIGVISKSGRYGGTYAHKDIAFEFASWVSVELKLYLIKEFQRLKEEEYKQLGWDIKRNLTKINYRIHTDAIKNNIIPNIVNQSQINYVYASEADILNIALFGQTAKEFKESNPTNKGNIRDYADVSQLVCLANLESLNALFIEEGLSQAKRLIKLNQVAINQMKILVDDKNIEYLKAKE, translated from the coding sequence ATGGATAATATAACAGTATTGAACAAAAGTATATCAACAAAGAAAATAAATCAAGATGATTATATTAGTATCACTGATATTGCAAAATACAAAGATGAAGTTGATGCTAATGATATAATAAAGAATTGGTTTAGGAATAGAAACACAATAGAGTTTTTAGGACTTTGGGAAAAATTAAATAATGCAGATTTTAAACCCGTCGAATTCGACCTTATTAAAAATGATGCAGGACTTAATAGTTTTACAATGAGTGCTAAAAAATGGTGTGAAAAAACTGGTGCCATTGGTGTAATTTCTAAATCAGGAAGATATGGTGGAACTTATGCCCATAAAGATATAGCATTTGAATTTGCTTCATGGGTATCTGTTGAGTTGAAACTCTATCTTATAAAAGAGTTTCAAAGATTAAAAGAGGAAGAATATAAACAGTTAGGTTGGGATATAAAAAGAAATCTAACAAAAATAAATTATAGAATACATACGGATGCCATAAAAAACAATATTATTCCTAATATTGTAAATCAATCACAAATTAACTATGTATATGCAAGTGAAGCCGATATATTAAATATTGCACTATTTGGACAAACAGCCAAAGAGTTTAAAGAATCTAATCCTACAAATAAAGGTAATATAAGAGATTATGCAGATGTTTCACAGTTGGTATGCTTGGCAAATTTAGAGAGTTTAAATGCTTTATTTATTGAAGAAGGTTTGAGTCAAGCTAAAAGGTTGATTAAGCTAAATCAAGTAGCAATTAATCAAATGAAGATATTAGTTGATGATAAGAATATTGAGTATTTAAAAGCTAAGGAATAA
- a CDS encoding MFS transporter, whose product MKTKELFIIIYNIVVVLSVMYATQPLQPLLAKEFEVSIVKSSQFTAVIMLFLAIAPIIYGYILERVNAKRVLLTASLILAVTNTFLSFSTSYEMFLTIRTIEAIVIPAILTASMSILANIDKVNVKLNMSIYVASTVFGGLVGRVFSGYIATYFSWQMVFLSLSFASLIGLFLITRLNYDAQAHLTKATIKDISQILKDKRFFVIYLLMFSIFFVFAGVLNILPFRLKELDPSTSESQIGLLYLGYGVGIVVSLFIHKIIKFFDKEMKTILFGIIIFLISTALYIVENPLIIFLNVFLFCLGMFTVHTVSTRMANSLKESQKSLTSGMYLSFYYIGGTVGSIIPPMFYQLYGWNNTIYLCMFLLCVIFIFVYTNRKIFKAYN is encoded by the coding sequence TTGAAAACAAAAGAACTCTTTATAATTATATACAACATTGTAGTAGTGTTATCTGTTATGTATGCTACTCAACCACTTCAGCCACTACTTGCAAAAGAGTTTGAAGTATCAATTGTAAAATCCTCACAATTTACAGCAGTAATTATGCTTTTTTTAGCAATCGCACCTATTATTTATGGTTATATATTAGAACGAGTAAATGCAAAAAGAGTTTTATTAACAGCTTCACTTATCTTAGCTGTTACAAATACTTTTTTATCATTTTCCACATCATATGAGATGTTTTTAACAATAAGAACAATAGAAGCAATAGTAATACCAGCAATTTTAACTGCATCTATGAGTATTTTAGCAAACATAGATAAAGTAAATGTGAAACTAAATATGTCAATTTATGTGGCATCAACAGTTTTTGGTGGTTTAGTTGGAAGGGTATTTTCAGGATATATTGCCACATACTTTTCTTGGCAAATGGTTTTTTTATCTCTATCTTTTGCTTCACTTATTGGACTTTTTTTAATCACAAGATTAAATTACGATGCCCAAGCTCACTTAACAAAAGCCACAATAAAAGATATCTCTCAAATATTAAAAGATAAAAGATTTTTTGTAATATATCTTCTGATGTTTTCTATATTTTTTGTATTTGCAGGGGTTTTAAATATCTTACCATTTAGACTTAAAGAGTTAGACCCAAGTACAAGTGAGAGCCAGATAGGACTTTTATATTTAGGATATGGGGTTGGAATAGTTGTTTCACTTTTCATTCATAAGATTATAAAATTCTTTGATAAAGAGATGAAAACTATACTTTTTGGAATAATAATCTTTTTAATCTCAACAGCACTATATATAGTAGAAAATCCACTTATTATATTTCTAAATGTATTTTTATTTTGTTTAGGAATGTTTACAGTTCATACGGTTAGTACTAGAATGGCAAACTCCCTAAAAGAGTCACAAAAATCACTAACATCAGGTATGTATTTAAGTTTCTATTACATAGGTGGAACAGTTGGTTCAATTATTCCTCCAATGTTCTATCAATTATATGGTTGGAACAACACAATATATCTTTGTATGTTTTTACTTTGTGTAATTTTTATTTTTGTATATACAAATAGAAAAATATTTAAGGCGTATAATTGA
- a CDS encoding response regulator transcription factor — protein MSTYTTRVLLVEDEEVARKTLSFYLNTIFDEVVVASDGQEGINFYKESFNNDRCFDLVLTDIKMPNKDGIEMIDEILEIVPDQKFIIVSAHKNEEDLLKLINLKVLGYFVKPLNVDDMMDMLQKANDELISAKKDSKEDDSPLVLNNTYTYNRARSLLYKDGLSVKLSKKESQILEVLIKNLGEVVSVERFKEDVWGDLTTNDSAFRTVMKRLKDKIIDDDFIISQKGYGYIIELPYM, from the coding sequence ATGAGTACATATACAACTAGAGTTTTACTAGTAGAAGACGAAGAAGTTGCTAGAAAAACTTTATCTTTTTATTTAAACACAATCTTTGACGAAGTAGTCGTAGCAAGTGATGGACAAGAAGGAATTAATTTTTATAAAGAAAGTTTTAATAATGATAGATGTTTTGATTTAGTTTTAACAGATATTAAAATGCCAAATAAAGATGGTATAGAAATGATTGATGAAATTTTAGAAATCGTTCCTGACCAAAAGTTTATTATAGTTTCTGCACATAAAAATGAAGAAGATTTACTAAAACTTATTAACTTAAAAGTGTTAGGATATTTTGTTAAACCATTAAATGTTGATGATATGATGGATATGTTGCAAAAAGCAAATGATGAATTAATAAGTGCTAAAAAAGATAGTAAAGAAGATGATTCACCATTGGTTTTAAATAATACGTATACGTATAATAGAGCTAGAAGTTTATTATACAAAGATGGATTAAGTGTAAAACTATCTAAAAAAGAGTCTCAGATCTTAGAAGTTCTAATTAAAAATCTTGGTGAAGTAGTTTCTGTTGAAAGATTTAAAGAAGATGTTTGGGGTGATTTGACAACAAATGATTCTGCATTTAGAACAGTAATGAAAAGACTAAAAGATAAAATTATTGATGACGATTTTATTATCTCTCAAAAAGGTTACGGTTATATTATAGAATTACCATATATGTAA
- the truA gene encoding tRNA pseudouridine(38-40) synthase TruA, with amino-acid sequence MNVKMTISYDGFSYQGSQRQTNKKSVEDRLIEVFKILNIEPKITLSGRTDKQVHATGQVFNIVIPAYWSNFLKLKQVMNYKLPSSIRIRKIQKVNDEFHARFHAKKRVYRYVISTKEVSPFLANYVTFVKEINEEKIKEAIKLFIGVHDFEYFHKSGSEKDNKVREIFDAKFYKYKDFYIFRFEANSYLRSQIRIMVGFLLKISEGKLSKNDLKAQLSREKYIYKTPALPNGLYLSQVKY; translated from the coding sequence ATGAATGTAAAAATGACAATCTCTTATGATGGATTTTCTTATCAAGGTTCACAAAGACAGACAAATAAAAAAAGTGTAGAAGATAGATTAATTGAAGTATTTAAGATATTAAACATCGAACCTAAAATAACTCTTAGTGGAAGAACTGATAAACAAGTTCATGCTACAGGGCAAGTCTTTAATATAGTTATTCCTGCTTATTGGTCAAACTTTTTAAAACTAAAGCAAGTTATGAATTATAAGCTACCAAGTTCTATTAGAATAAGAAAGATTCAAAAAGTAAATGATGAGTTTCATGCAAGATTCCATGCTAAAAAAAGAGTATATAGATATGTAATTTCTACAAAAGAAGTAAGCCCTTTTTTAGCAAATTATGTTACCTTTGTAAAAGAAATAAATGAAGAGAAAATAAAAGAGGCAATAAAACTTTTTATTGGAGTTCATGATTTTGAATATTTTCATAAAAGTGGTAGTGAAAAGGATAATAAAGTAAGAGAAATTTTTGATGCAAAATTTTATAAATATAAAGATTTTTATATTTTTAGATTTGAAGCAAATTCATATTTAAGATCTCAAATTAGAATTATGGTTGGGTTTTTATTAAAAATTTCAGAAGGAAAACTTTCAAAAAATGATTTAAAAGCTCAACTTTCAAGGGAAAAATATATTTACAAAACCCCAGCCCTTCCCAATGGCTTGTATTTATCGCAAGTTAAGTACTAA
- a CDS encoding LptF/LptG family permease translates to MKLKQYLLSQFSNTFFPIFLVLFFITSIIFLVRIASITSVITLNIFELGTLYAYNLPNIIFYTMPISFFVAMVITLSKLSSEYELIVVTSFGLNPSNILKVFLPITFLISLSLLILSIGLIPKTKYLSQQMINQKTKEANFNIKASEFGQKFGDWLIYISKKDDKLYEEVKLFKTENKGTDQFIIAKNARLNNDAGNLSFILKDGKAFYFEQDKINQIDYKVMHINDTLSESQITPFTNAYEYWKERINSDGDIAKFSFYVLTSIFPFISIYLVVAFGYFNPRYEKNRSVAYAVISVVMYYLISDPLTKSIGLLSIPSIIVFWTIMSYFIYKLTVKKVY, encoded by the coding sequence GTGAAGTTAAAACAATATTTATTATCACAATTTTCAAATACATTTTTTCCTATATTTTTAGTACTTTTTTTTATTACATCAATTATATTTTTAGTAAGAATAGCCTCTATAACGTCAGTCATTACATTAAATATATTTGAATTAGGTACTTTATATGCATACAACTTACCTAATATCATTTTTTATACGATGCCAATATCTTTTTTTGTAGCTATGGTAATTACCTTGTCTAAATTATCAAGCGAATACGAACTGATAGTTGTGACTTCTTTTGGTTTAAATCCATCAAATATCTTAAAAGTATTTTTACCTATTACTTTTCTTATTTCTTTATCTTTATTGATTCTTTCAATAGGTTTGATTCCTAAAACAAAATATTTATCGCAACAGATGATAAATCAAAAAACTAAAGAAGCAAACTTTAATATAAAAGCCTCAGAGTTTGGACAAAAATTCGGTGATTGGCTTATATATATAAGTAAAAAAGATGATAAACTTTATGAAGAAGTTAAACTATTTAAAACAGAAAATAAAGGCACAGATCAGTTTATTATTGCTAAAAATGCAAGGTTGAATAATGATGCTGGAAATTTAAGTTTTATTTTAAAAGATGGAAAAGCTTTCTATTTTGAACAAGATAAAATCAATCAAATAGATTACAAGGTTATGCACATAAACGATACTCTAAGTGAGTCGCAAATCACTCCTTTTACAAATGCTTATGAGTATTGGAAAGAGAGAATTAATAGTGACGGAGATATTGCTAAATTTTCTTTTTATGTATTAACTTCAATTTTCCCTTTTATTTCTATTTATTTAGTAGTTGCTTTTGGATATTTTAATCCAAGATATGAAAAGAATAGATCAGTTGCATATGCCGTTATTAGTGTTGTAATGTATTATTTAATTTCTGATCCCTTAACTAAATCAATTGGCCTTTTGTCAATTCCTTCAATAATTGTTTTTTGGACAATTATGTCATATTTTATTTATAAGTTAACTGTAAAAAAAGTTTATTGA
- a CDS encoding prepilin peptidase, whose product MILKIEREDLVLFSAIIFIFGAVIGSFLNVVIYRVPRGESIITPRSHCTKCGKTIAWYYNIPIISYLILGGKCKYCDEKYSINYFLVEVLSAIIALVLFMKIGFSLEYFLILAMFYTLLILSFIDLEYKAVPDWILLVVVVLGFSCVYNDFLDSIKNSFIFVGAFVMLDFFITFYIQNIKSKILKDETLKTQRALGEGDLPIIAVIGALLGLTSGMVAIFLAALFAIIPSIYNNIKNSEKQTAFIPYLSLGFFVEYIFQISKVIL is encoded by the coding sequence GTGATTTTAAAAATAGAGAGAGAAGATTTGGTTCTGTTTAGTGCTATTATTTTCATTTTTGGTGCAGTTATTGGCTCGTTTTTAAATGTAGTGATTTATAGAGTTCCTAGGGGTGAATCTATTATTACTCCAAGAAGTCATTGTACTAAATGTGGAAAAACAATAGCTTGGTACTATAATATTCCTATTATTTCATATCTTATTCTTGGAGGAAAATGCAAATATTGCGATGAAAAATATTCTATAAACTATTTTTTAGTAGAGGTTTTATCTGCAATCATTGCTTTAGTACTTTTTATGAAAATTGGTTTTTCATTGGAATATTTTTTAATATTAGCGATGTTTTATACTTTGCTTATATTATCATTTATTGATTTAGAGTATAAAGCTGTTCCCGATTGGATTTTATTAGTTGTAGTTGTTTTAGGTTTTTCTTGTGTTTATAATGATTTCTTAGACTCTATAAAAAATAGTTTTATTTTTGTTGGAGCTTTTGTTATGTTGGATTTTTTCATAACTTTTTATATTCAAAATATTAAATCAAAGATATTAAAAGATGAGACTTTAAAAACACAAAGAGCTTTAGGAGAGGGAGATTTACCTATTATTGCTGTGATTGGAGCACTTTTAGGTTTAACTTCTGGTATGGTAGCTATATTTTTAGCAGCACTTTTTGCTATAATTCCCTCAATTTATAATAATATCAAAAACAGTGAAAAGCAAACAGCCTTTATTCCATATTTGTCTTTAGGTTTTTTTGTTGAGTATATATTTCAAATTTCAAAGGTTATTTTGTGA
- a CDS encoding di-trans,poly-cis-decaprenylcistransferase, whose product MSSLPQHVAIIMDGNGRWAKEQGLNRTAGHEEGAKTVREITTHANNLGIKYLTLYAFSTENWSRPKLEVEFLMKLLERYLKNELPIYLENGVKFKAIGDLSKFSNSLQKVISDTQEKTKNAKGLTQILALNYGSRDEITRAVKKLVDKKLEVNQENIESCLDTAGIPDVDMLIRTSGEIRISNYLLWQCAYAEMFFTKTYWPEFSKNEFDDLLSDFKNRERRFGSV is encoded by the coding sequence ATGAGTAGTTTACCACAACATGTTGCAATTATTATGGATGGTAATGGTAGATGGGCAAAAGAACAAGGCTTAAATAGAACTGCTGGTCATGAAGAGGGTGCTAAAACCGTAAGAGAGATAACAACACATGCTAATAATTTAGGTATAAAATATCTAACCTTATATGCTTTTTCTACTGAAAATTGGTCAAGACCAAAATTAGAAGTTGAGTTTTTGATGAAACTTTTAGAGAGATATTTAAAAAATGAATTACCAATATATTTAGAAAATGGAGTTAAATTTAAAGCAATTGGGGATTTATCAAAGTTTTCAAACTCTTTGCAAAAAGTTATAAGTGATACCCAAGAAAAAACAAAAAATGCAAAAGGTTTAACCCAAATACTTGCTTTAAATTATGGCTCACGAGATGAGATTACAAGAGCTGTTAAAAAACTAGTTGATAAAAAACTTGAAGTAAATCAAGAAAATATAGAGTCTTGTTTGGATACAGCTGGTATTCCTGATGTTGATATGCTTATAAGGACAAGTGGAGAAATAAGAATTTCAAACTATTTATTATGGCAATGTGCTTATGCAGAGATGTTTTTTACAAAAACATATTGGCCTGAATTTTCTAAAAATGAATTTGATGATTTATTAAGTGATTTTAAAAATAGAGAGAGAAGATTTGGTTCTGTTTAG
- the coaBC gene encoding bifunctional phosphopantothenoylcysteine decarboxylase/phosphopantothenate--cysteine ligase CoaBC — MLKNRNILIGVTGSIAIYKTLELIRLYIKAGANVKVIMTSSAKKFITPLTFETISQSQVLDDTNESWDKNSDYNHIAIGKWADIFVLAPASANTINKLSHGIADNILTQTALAYPRVKLLCPAANTNMIQNPMTSASMKMLKLCNYKIIEPVSKELACRDIGTGALSEVDDIYYATLKELLKDDYWENRKVVLSGGGTVEKIDDVRYISNFSSGKMASSLALALYLKGADVCLVSSRGYEELPKEIHTIEVKSSQEMFEYLQKSINVAKKGIVSSTTLMDDSNPSLIQKKPYLFMVAAVSDYIPSYPQNGKLKKSMLGEKWNLELKQNIDILSSLNRDDIYTIGFKAEMDKIVAYENAKNMKVQKNIDAVCLNIIDENNTFGSDSNKIELMANDKIVSFDGDKFDVSLNIINTLSLEFHE; from the coding sequence ATGCTTAAAAATAGGAATATTTTAATAGGAGTTACAGGCTCAATTGCTATTTATAAAACTTTAGAGCTTATAAGATTATATATAAAAGCTGGGGCAAATGTAAAAGTTATAATGACCTCTTCTGCTAAAAAATTCATCACCCCTTTGACTTTTGAAACTATTTCTCAATCGCAAGTTTTAGATGATACAAATGAGTCTTGGGATAAGAATTCAGATTATAATCATATTGCAATAGGGAAGTGGGCTGATATTTTTGTGTTGGCCCCTGCGAGCGCGAATACTATCAATAAATTAAGCCATGGAATAGCTGATAATATTTTAACTCAAACTGCTTTAGCATATCCAAGAGTAAAACTTCTGTGTCCAGCAGCAAATACAAATATGATACAAAACCCAATGACAAGTGCCAGTATGAAGATGTTAAAACTTTGTAATTATAAAATCATAGAACCAGTTTCAAAAGAGTTAGCTTGTAGAGATATAGGAACAGGTGCTTTAAGTGAAGTGGATGATATTTATTATGCTACATTAAAAGAGCTTTTAAAAGATGATTATTGGGAAAATAGAAAAGTTGTTTTAAGTGGAGGTGGAACTGTCGAAAAAATAGATGATGTTCGATATATCTCAAATTTTTCTTCAGGTAAAATGGCATCATCTTTAGCTTTGGCACTTTATTTAAAAGGTGCAGATGTTTGTTTGGTAAGTTCAAGGGGATATGAAGAGTTACCAAAAGAGATACATACAATAGAAGTAAAAAGTTCTCAAGAGATGTTTGAATATTTACAAAAGTCAATCAATGTTGCTAAAAAAGGAATAGTTAGTTCTACTACTTTAATGGATGATTCAAATCCAAGCTTGATACAAAAAAAACCTTATTTATTTATGGTGGCAGCTGTTAGTGATTATATTCCCTCATATCCTCAAAATGGAAAACTAAAAAAATCTATGCTTGGTGAGAAGTGGAATTTAGAATTAAAACAAAATATTGATATCTTATCAAGTCTGAATAGAGATGATATTTATACAATTGGGTTCAAAGCTGAGATGGATAAAATAGTTGCATATGAAAATGCAAAAAATATGAAAGTTCAAAAAAACATTGATGCTGTTTGTCTAAATATAATTGATGAAAATAATACTTTTGGCTCAGACTCAAATAAAATAGAACTAATGGCAAATGATAAAATAGTTAGTTTCGATGGGGATAAGTTTGATGTTTCTTTAAATATTATAAATACCCTATCTTTGGAGTTTCATGAGTAG
- the glmU gene encoding bifunctional UDP-N-acetylglucosamine diphosphorylase/glucosamine-1-phosphate N-acetyltransferase GlmU — MFNKSIIILAAGAGTRMKSETPKVLHKISGKPMLYYSIKEALEISDDITVVLYHQADLVKQTMQEYFSDKVSFVIQDHINFPGTGGAVMGIKPKYEKTLVLNADMPLIQASELEKFDLDATIVMSVLELKNADGYGRVVIEKGEVKKIVEQKDATKKELQITSANAGIYQFCTEFLLNSLPLLSNDNAQEEYYITDLIEIAINNQKTLKPLVVNEENFKGVNSKYELACAEVIHQNRIKEAFMKAGVIMRLPETIYIESDVEIIGESIIENGVTLLGKTKIENSHIKTNTVIEDATLINSDAGPMARIRPGSIIKDTHIGNFVETKKAILTGVKAGHLSYLGDCEIDVGTNIGCGTITCNYDGIKKYQTKIGKNVFIGSDTQLVAPVTIEDDVLIAAGTTVTKNVKKGDLVLTRAATKVVKGYFYKFFGRKNA; from the coding sequence ATGTTTAATAAATCTATTATTATTCTAGCAGCTGGAGCTGGAACTAGAATGAAATCAGAAACTCCAAAGGTATTACATAAAATTTCTGGTAAACCTATGTTGTACTATAGTATTAAAGAAGCTTTAGAAATAAGTGATGATATTACAGTTGTGTTATATCATCAAGCTGATTTAGTAAAACAGACTATGCAAGAGTATTTTTCTGATAAAGTTAGTTTTGTAATACAAGACCATATAAATTTTCCTGGAACTGGTGGGGCAGTTATGGGAATAAAACCAAAGTATGAAAAAACTTTGGTTTTAAATGCTGATATGCCATTAATTCAAGCAAGTGAGCTTGAAAAATTTGACCTTGATGCTACTATTGTGATGTCAGTATTAGAGTTAAAAAATGCTGATGGATATGGAAGAGTAGTTATAGAAAAGGGTGAAGTAAAAAAAATAGTTGAACAAAAAGATGCAACAAAAAAAGAGTTACAAATCACAAGTGCAAATGCTGGGATTTATCAATTTTGTACAGAGTTTTTATTAAACTCTTTGCCGCTTTTATCAAATGATAATGCTCAAGAAGAGTACTACATCACAGATTTAATAGAAATAGCAATTAATAATCAAAAAACATTAAAACCTTTAGTTGTAAATGAAGAAAACTTTAAAGGTGTTAATTCAAAATATGAGTTAGCTTGTGCTGAGGTTATTCATCAAAATAGAATAAAAGAGGCTTTTATGAAAGCTGGGGTTATCATGAGATTACCTGAGACTATTTATATAGAGTCTGATGTTGAAATTATTGGTGAGAGTATTATAGAAAATGGAGTTACTCTTTTAGGAAAAACAAAAATAGAAAACTCTCATATAAAAACAAATACAGTAATTGAAGATGCAACTCTTATAAATAGTGATGCTGGACCAATGGCAAGAATAAGACCAGGTTCAATTATAAAAGATACTCATATAGGAAATTTTGTAGAGACTAAAAAAGCTATCTTAACAGGTGTCAAAGCTGGACATCTTTCTTATCTTGGAGATTGTGAAATAGATGTTGGCACAAACATAGGTTGTGGAACAATTACTTGTAACTATGATGGAATAAAAAAATATCAAACAAAAATAGGTAAAAATGTATTTATAGGAAGTGATACACAACTTGTGGCTCCTGTAACTATTGAAGATGATGTTTTAATTGCAGCAGGAACTACAGTTACCAAGAATGTAAAAAAAGGTGATTTAGTTTTAACAAGAGCAGCTACAAAAGTAGTAAAAGGCTATTTTTACAAATTCTTTGGAAGAAAAAATGCTTAA
- a CDS encoding ankyrin repeat domain-containing protein, with the protein MLNLFRSDDSTTLQKELMKDYVNEEKIQKLIDSGLNINATDEKGRTLLFELVQKRRIEGMKILIENGANIDHEDKLGKTILSIAASSADGMMIRFLLDKKASLNYVNFSGRTLIQDIALEGNLKVFQLLLAHGADLTFKDSYGKTVLFDAVEGGNIRIVREVLNNIDDVNVSDNEGESALFLAGLKDDQTIMKYLIEFGLDINHLNNNKRNVLFKIVLKGAKHLDTVDALLQRNININQKDIEGKTVLDEILKIFNIVRENNLDKYRQTDYKYVKKENDYQKLLTVLIENGLDIDRKDEEGKSALYYAIENKDFELIEFFLNAGADISTQDRDGKTVLFQECLKGYSNYEMIDYLFDKGIDVDHQDFDERTIVDDLAEMILIQENGKRAHSRRFLDIVENGDYFKLLKRIIIKRPKLNQARSDGKTILFDVINYNNIELIKALLNNGADINKVDNEGNTAFSCMIDAGLKAKTKNERKQFLERIVFMLKFRVDVNSVDKDGRTIFHKAVIADDYELVEKLLSKKTDLNIKDKQGRTVLHHTQWKGNYKIARLLIAAGADMNEPDLAGFTILNYAAILGHAKLVMVLIASGVLMYNRAKKSKAVATFFKEKEANLDKLVENNITDEKMRNSLQQVADNLRKEIAEALK; encoded by the coding sequence ATGCTTAATCTATTTCGTTCAGATGATAGTACAACTTTACAAAAAGAGTTGATGAAAGACTATGTCAATGAAGAAAAAATACAAAAACTTATTGATAGTGGATTAAATATTAATGCAACTGATGAAAAAGGTAGAACTCTTCTTTTTGAACTTGTACAAAAGCGACGAATAGAAGGTATGAAAATTCTAATTGAAAATGGTGCAAATATTGACCATGAAGATAAACTAGGAAAAACAATATTATCAATTGCTGCTTCATCAGCTGATGGTATGATGATAAGATTTTTACTTGACAAAAAAGCCTCTTTAAACTACGTAAACTTTTCAGGAAGAACACTTATTCAAGATATAGCTTTAGAAGGAAACTTAAAAGTATTTCAACTCTTGCTTGCACATGGTGCTGATTTGACTTTCAAAGATAGTTATGGAAAAACAGTACTTTTTGATGCGGTTGAAGGTGGTAATATTCGAATTGTAAGAGAAGTTTTAAATAATATTGATGATGTGAATGTATCTGATAATGAAGGTGAAAGTGCCCTGTTTTTAGCTGGATTAAAAGATGACCAAACCATTATGAAATATTTAATAGAATTTGGTTTAGATATAAATCACTTAAATAACAACAAAAGAAATGTCTTATTTAAAATAGTTTTAAAAGGTGCTAAACATCTTGATACTGTTGATGCTTTATTACAACGAAATATAAATATAAATCAAAAAGATATTGAAGGTAAAACTGTTTTAGATGAGATATTAAAAATATTTAATATCGTAAGAGAAAATAACTTAGATAAATATAGACAAACAGATTATAAATATGTAAAAAAAGAGAATGATTATCAAAAACTTTTAACAGTATTGATTGAAAATGGTTTAGACATTGATAGAAAAGATGAGGAAGGGAAAAGTGCTCTTTATTATGCTATAGAGAATAAAGACTTTGAATTGATTGAATTCTTTTTAAATGCAGGAGCAGATATTAGTACCCAAGATAGAGATGGGAAAACAGTACTTTTTCAAGAGTGTTTAAAAGGGTATTCAAATTATGAAATGATTGATTATTTGTTTGATAAAGGTATAGATGTAGACCATCAAGACTTTGATGAAAGAACAATTGTTGATGACTTAGCTGAAATGATTTTAATCCAAGAAAATGGAAAGAGAGCTCATTCTCGTAGATTTTTGGATATTGTTGAAAATGGAGATTATTTTAAACTTTTAAAAAGAATAATAATAAAAAGACCAAAATTAAATCAAGCAAGAAGTGATGGGAAAACTATTCTTTTTGATGTAATAAATTATAATAATATTGAGTTAATAAAAGCTCTTTTAAATAATGGTGCAGATATTAATAAAGTTGATAATGAAGGGAATACCGCATTTTCATGCATGATAGATGCTGGACTAAAAGCAAAAACAAAAAATGAAAGAAAACAGTTCTTAGAGAGAATCGTTTTTATGCTTAAATTTAGAGTTGATGTAAATAGTGTAGATAAAGATGGAAGAACAATTTTTCATAAAGCAGTTATTGCAGATGATTATGAACTTGTGGAAAAACTTTTATCTAAAAAAACAGATTTAAATATCAAAGACAAACAAGGAAGAACTGTTTTACATCATACTCAATGGAAGGGTAATTATAAAATTGCAAGACTTTTAATAGCAGCAGGTGCAGATATGAACGAGCCTGATCTTGCAGGATTTACTATTTTAAATTATGCTGCAATTTTAGGGCATGCAAAACTTGTGATGGTACTTATAGCTTCTGGAGTTTTGATGTATAACAGAGCCAAAAAAAGTAAAGCAGTAGCTACTTTTTTTAAAGAAAAAGAGGCCAATTTAGATAAATTGGTTGAGAATAATATTACTGATGAGAAGATGAGAAATTCACTTCAACAAGTTGCAGATAATTTAAGAAAAGAAATAGCAGAAGCGTTAAAATAA